DNA from Streptomyces sp. NBC_01260:
TTCTCCAGGTTGGTGATGACGCCCGCGACATGGGGCAGGTCCGCGAACGGGGCGAAGGTGGCGCCGCCCTTGTAGTCGACCAGGACGAGCGCGAGGTCCTCGGGTGGATGGGTGGCCACCAGGCCGAGGACCAGGGTCCGCAGCAGCTCCGACTTCCCGGATCCGGTGGCGCCCACGCACAGCCCGTGCGGGCCCATGCCGAGCTCGGAGGACTCCTTGAGGTCCAGCAGCACCGGCTCGTGGGAGTCGCTGATGCCGATCGGGACGCGCAGGAAGGCGCGCTCCCCGCGCGGCGCCCACAGCCGGTCCAGGTCGAGCCGGGCCACGTCGTCGATGCCGAGCATCGTGGCGAACTCGACCGGACCGGACAGCGGGGCGTCCACCAGGGACTCGGCGGAGAGCCGCATCGGGGCGAGCATCCGGGCCAGGCCCTCGGCGAACGGCACACCGACCTCGTCCACCGTGCCGTGGGCCTGGACCGGCTCGGCCTCGCGCAGGTCCTCGATGGTCACGTCGGTGCCGTCGACGGTGATGCGTACGTTGACGTGTCCGGGTTCCTGCACCCGCTGTTCGAGCAGGTGCACCACGGTGACGCCCATCTCGCGCAGTCCGACGGCGTCGTCGGGGCGCGGCAGGTCGACGGCGTCCTCGCCGTGCCCGTCGGTGACCACGAGCAGCCGGGAGTTCATGGACAGCGCGTCCCGCCCGGCCAGTCCGCGGCGGACCTCGGCGGCGTAGGAGGCCCGGCGGCGCAGTTCCGCGTCGAGCCGTCGGGCCAGCTGGGGTGCGGACGGTGCGATGCGGCGGGCGGCGACCGGGCCGTCGAACTGCTCGGGATCGAGCAGGTGGGGCAGCCACTTGGCCCACTCCCAGTCCGCTATCCGGTCGCCCGGTGCGGCGACGGCGACGGCCACGTCGTCGGGCGCGTGCAGGGCCGCCGCCTGGACGAGCAGGGCGCGCACGAGGCGCAGGCCGTCCTCGCGGGGGCCGATGACGCTGACGTTGCCGACGCGGTCGAGGGGGACGGTCAGCGGCAGTTCGGTCCCGTTGCGGAAGCGGTTCACCACGGCCGAGGCCTCGTTGAGCATGAAGAGGTCGGGCGGCGTGAGGACGGACGAGCCCTGCTCGGCGATCTGCAGGTCCCGCACCGGCATCTCGCCGGTGCCGACCCGTACCCGCAGGAAGTCGTCGTCGACCCGTCGCCGCTCCCAGAGGCGGGCCGGGTCGCGCACGATGTCGTACAGGGAGTACGGCGACGGGTTCAGCACATCCGCCCGCCCCCGCCGTTCGCGCTCCTCGGCCGACAACTCCTCGCGCAGGTCCTCCACATAGGCGAGGTAGGCCTCGCGCTGCGTACGGCGCGTGCGCTGGGCCTTGCCGCGCTGCGAGAGGAGCAGGGCCGCGGAGCCGATGACAGTGACCACGAGGATGATCGCGCCGAGTCCGGCGAACTGGCTGTTGCGGACGACCGTCATCATCACGACGGACGACATGACCCCGGCTACCGGCAGCAGCGACATCGCGATGTTGCCCGCCTTGCCCTCGGGCAGGTTGGGCGGCGCCTCGATGGTGCGGGGCGCGGTCACGGCCGGCGGGCGGGTGGTCCGGGCGGGGCGGTGGATCAGGCGGGTACTCATCGGCTCCGTCCGGAGTTCACGGCCGGTTCGTGGTGCGTGCGTGGGCTCGGGGGTGTCATCGGCCTCGGTATCGGCGGTGGTGCCGGTGTCGCTCGGGGACTCGGGGACGGCTTCATCGCGGTCACCGGCGCTTCTGGGAGAGCTCGAACACCTCGGCCGCCAGCCGGGTTGCGGCCAGCCGCGTCGGCCGGGCGAGCAGTTCGGTGCGCAGGGCCCCGCCCGCCGCCAGATGCCGGTCGTAGGGCAGGACGTGGACGCTCGCACCGGTGGACCGGAGCCGGTCCGCGGCCGCCTCCACGTCGATGCCGGGCCGTGCCACCGTGCTGGACAGGACGACCACGGTCCCGGCGATCACATGACGGGGCAGCCCCTGCAGCCACTGCAGCACCGCGTACGTGCTCGTGACGCCGTCCAGCGTGGCGGGGGCGGCCAGCACACGGGCCTGGGAGGCCGTGAGGGCGACCCGGGCGACCTCGGCGGGAAGCGTCTCGCAGTCGACCACGGTCACGCTGAAGTAGCGGCGCAGTGCCACCATGACCCGTTCGTACGTAGCGGTGTCCAGCATCGCCCCGATCCGGCCCTGGCTGCCGGGCAGCAGCCAGGCGTTTTCGGGGAGCTGGACGAGATAGCCGGTGACGTCGAGCAGCGACATCTGCGGCTCCACGATGTCCGCGAGATCGGCCGTGGTCCACCGCAGCGTCTCGGCACCGAGCCGCAACGGCAGCGAGCCGAGGGCCGGATCGGCCTCGACGAGGAGGACCGGGTCCTGGCGGTAGTGCGCGTACGCCGTGCCGAGCAGCGCGGCGACGGTCGTCTTGCCCGCGCCGCCCCGGATGGACGTGACGGCGATCTGCCGACCGGTCGTCACCGGCCGCTGAAGCACCTCGGCGGTACGGGTGATCTCGGCGACCTCGCGCGCGGCAGAGGAGGAAACGATTCGGCGCAGGGCGCGCGAGGCCCGTACGGCGAGCGACTCACCCTGCTGCGGCCGCCGCGCCGTGCCGGCCAGCTCCCGGTCCACCACCGCCCGCGAGTCCGGTGCGCCGGGGGGCCGGGCGCCCTGCGCCGCGTAGGGGGCGCTCTCCGTGTAGGCGGGGGTGCGCGGCACCTGCGCCGGCGCAGGTGCCTGGGCCTGGATCTGGGCCTGGACCGGCGCCGGTGCCGTCCGTTCGCCGGTGTCCGTCGTGCCCGGCCTGCCTGTCGTGCCCGTTGTGCCCTGCGGGGCGGCGGTGCCGCTCAGGTCGCGCAGCACATCGCTCTGCCAGTTGTCCGCGTTCGGCATGTCTGTCCTTCATCTCCGCTTCGATGCCCCGCCCGGAGCGCCCGCGCATGTGGTGTCAGTCGTCAGAACTTGTTGAGCAGCTGCCCGTACATGCCGAACACGCCGACGGTGAGCGGGAAGAGCCCCACCACGCCGATGGACTCGACGAGGTCGGCGGTGCGCCGCAGCCGGACCCGTACGTGCTCCGGCGGCTCCACCGCCAGCGCGAGCAGGGGCAGCAGCGCCGCCGCGCACAGCACGGCGATGGGCCCGGCGCCCCCGGCGTGATCCATCCAGAGCATCACCAGACGGACGACGAGGACCGCGGCGGCCGCGAAGAGCGCCACCACCTCGGCCACCAGCGGGAAAGCCCGGGCCCGGGACAGGAGCACCACCGCGACGAGCGAGGGCAGCAGCACGGTCCACACGGTCGGCCGGCCGGCCAGGGTGAGGAGCCAGCCTGCGGCGGCCGCCGACACCGAGGTGGCGAGGGTCGCGAGGGCGAGCCCGCGATGCGTGGCGGCCAGCGCGTTGCCGACATCGTGACGGCTGACGGACACCCCGCCCGAGCGCCGGTCGTCGAGCGCGGTGAGCCCCGAAGCCATCAGGGCGATCCGGGGCAGCAGGCCGAGCAGCACCACGGAGACCACGGCCATCACGGCACCGAGCCGGGCGACGTCCGACGTGACGGCGGCGACGGCCTCCCAGACCACGGTCAGGGAGGCCGTCGCCATGGCGCCGATGAGGCCGCCCCGGCCCAGCGGTGAGAAGAAGCCGAGCAGCGCCAGCGACAGGGTCACCGCGCCCGCCACGGCGGCCAGCCGGAGCGCCCCGGACCAGTTGTACGCGTCGGCGGCCGTCCAGGCCGTGAGGATCCCGAGCACGCTGGAGGCGAGCAACAGCGCGGTCGCCAGACCGCGGTTGCCCCGCCCGAGCCGGGCGACGAGCGCACCGGCCACCAGGAGGACGACGGTGACGGCCGCCAGGGCGCCCGCCAGCGCGGTGAGCGGGAACTCGCTGCGGGCGAGCAGCGCGGCGATCACCGCGAAGGCCACCGTCGTCGCCCCCGCAGCGGCCCGCCGTGCGGCCGGACGCCAGCGCCAGGCCTGCATGTCGAGGTTGTCGGCCACCTGATCCGTGACGTCGTGGACCACCGGTGCGGGCGGCGCGGCGTGGGTCCGGACGAGCCGCAGCATGGCGCCGTCGCCGATCCCGGCCGACGCCAGGGTGCTGTCGTGCGGAAGGGCCGAGCCGTCCGCGGTGAGCAACTGCCGGGTCAACGGCCGCGATGCGGCCCGGTCGTCCAGCAACTGCAGGAGGTCCGGAAGGAGTTGACCGACAGGAGTGTCGGAGGGCAGCACGATGTCGGCCCGACGCCGCTCACCCACCAGGGTCACCCGGCTCATTTCCGCCCGGGAAGTCATTGCTGTACTCACCACTTACGAAAACCTATCATCGCGATTTCCTGGAATTTCGGTCCAATTGGGCAAAGCGAACCAAGCGAATAAAGTGGTCCGCGGACCCGTGGAATCCTGTGTCGGTGAAT
Protein-coding regions in this window:
- a CDS encoding MinD/ParA family ATP-binding protein, with product MPNADNWQSDVLRDLSGTAAPQGTTGTTGRPGTTDTGERTAPAPVQAQIQAQAPAPAQVPRTPAYTESAPYAAQGARPPGAPDSRAVVDRELAGTARRPQQGESLAVRASRALRRIVSSSAAREVAEITRTAEVLQRPVTTGRQIAVTSIRGGAGKTTVAALLGTAYAHYRQDPVLLVEADPALGSLPLRLGAETLRWTTADLADIVEPQMSLLDVTGYLVQLPENAWLLPGSQGRIGAMLDTATYERVMVALRRYFSVTVVDCETLPAEVARVALTASQARVLAAPATLDGVTSTYAVLQWLQGLPRHVIAGTVVVLSSTVARPGIDVEAAADRLRSTGASVHVLPYDRHLAAGGALRTELLARPTRLAATRLAAEVFELSQKRR
- the eccD gene encoding type VII secretion integral membrane protein EccD, which gives rise to MTSRAEMSRVTLVGERRRADIVLPSDTPVGQLLPDLLQLLDDRAASRPLTRQLLTADGSALPHDSTLASAGIGDGAMLRLVRTHAAPPAPVVHDVTDQVADNLDMQAWRWRPAARRAAAGATTVAFAVIAALLARSEFPLTALAGALAAVTVVLLVAGALVARLGRGNRGLATALLLASSVLGILTAWTAADAYNWSGALRLAAVAGAVTLSLALLGFFSPLGRGGLIGAMATASLTVVWEAVAAVTSDVARLGAVMAVVSVVLLGLLPRIALMASGLTALDDRRSGGVSVSRHDVGNALAATHRGLALATLATSVSAAAAGWLLTLAGRPTVWTVLLPSLVAVVLLSRARAFPLVAEVVALFAAAAVLVVRLVMLWMDHAGGAGPIAVLCAAALLPLLALAVEPPEHVRVRLRRTADLVESIGVVGLFPLTVGVFGMYGQLLNKF